From Pseudomonas vanderleydeniana, the proteins below share one genomic window:
- a CDS encoding GGDEF domain-containing protein, with product MTLHIPTLLIVSVFIFCVMGLLTLHAWSRETRERPLAYLGSMMLLVSLGMLLVSLRGLGVDFVPVVLGNIALLLGAAMNWTAMRVLAGRAPWLPGILAGVVTWLILCLVPAFMESLSARVTAYSLLTVAYGSATVLEFWRSQRSLEVSYLPAFLLTLLHTVFYCIRAVYDTGLGQDQALAGAGKGTSFFSFMLFEAMVYVIGIAYMTLAMVKERAELRFKAAAYSDALTGIGNRRAFMSRSEQLLESCKRRGTVVALLLCDLDHFKRLNDTFGHAVGDQALIAFSRVMSRTLHKLDVFGRIGGEEFACLLESDEAAAVDVAERIRLEFAALPLLEPGLLSVSIGVVTTRENGHDLSRLLSLADEALYGAKGKGRNRVEVAPGSAAAWLMEDQG from the coding sequence ATGACGCTACACATCCCGACCCTGCTCATTGTGTCGGTGTTCATCTTTTGCGTGATGGGCCTGCTGACCCTGCACGCCTGGAGCCGTGAGACCCGCGAGCGACCGCTCGCCTACCTCGGCAGCATGATGCTGCTGGTATCGCTGGGCATGCTGCTGGTGAGCCTGCGCGGCCTGGGCGTCGACTTCGTGCCCGTGGTGCTGGGCAATATCGCACTGTTGCTGGGCGCGGCGATGAACTGGACGGCGATGCGTGTCCTGGCCGGACGAGCACCGTGGCTACCGGGGATCCTGGCCGGTGTGGTGACCTGGCTGATCCTGTGCCTGGTACCCGCGTTCATGGAGTCGCTGAGTGCCCGGGTCACCGCCTACTCGCTGCTGACCGTCGCTTATGGCTCCGCCACCGTGCTGGAGTTCTGGCGCAGCCAGAGGAGCCTCGAAGTCTCCTACCTGCCAGCGTTTCTGCTGACCTTGCTGCACACCGTGTTCTATTGCATCCGCGCGGTCTATGACACGGGCCTGGGGCAGGACCAGGCCCTGGCCGGCGCCGGCAAGGGCACCTCATTTTTCTCGTTCATGCTGTTCGAAGCGATGGTCTACGTGATCGGCATTGCCTACATGACCCTGGCAATGGTCAAGGAGCGCGCCGAGTTGCGCTTCAAGGCGGCCGCCTACAGCGATGCCCTGACCGGCATCGGCAACCGCCGCGCCTTCATGAGCCGCAGTGAACAGCTGCTGGAGAGCTGCAAGCGGCGTGGCACGGTGGTTGCGCTGCTGCTCTGCGACCTCGACCACTTCAAGCGCCTGAACGACACCTTTGGCCACGCCGTGGGCGACCAGGCGCTGATCGCCTTCAGCCGCGTCATGAGCCGGACATTGCACAAGCTGGACGTGTTCGGGCGCATTGGCGGGGAAGAATTCGCCTGCCTGCTGGAAAGCGACGAGGCTGCAGCCGTCGACGTGGCGGAACGTATCCGCCTGGAGTTCGCCGCGCTGCCCCTGCTCGAGCCGGGACTGCTCAGCGTCAGCATCGGCGTGGTGACGACACGGGAGAACGGGCACGACCTGTCACGACTGCTGTCCCTGGCGGACGAGGCACTCTACGGGGCCAAGGGCAAGGGCCGCAACCGGGTGGAGGTGGCGCCGGGCAGCGCTGCAGCCTGGCTCATGGAGGATCAGGGATAG
- a CDS encoding YfaP family protein, protein MTLRIPTVALFLVALTALSTAQAEIKLDTPRGGWRQGSSDGENYSQTVNYPASSVNTPLGQADTARIMGQIKGAPKNAREPGNLIVNGVSMPLKIDAAGNFDRPFAFPNGTNSVEVRSPDGQQRKRVQFLNSGGATKAKLRILLSWDSDHTDLDLHVVTPDGAHIWYGDRTAPNGGSLDVDVTTGYGPEIFSMPAPIKGQYLIYVNYYGGGYRSDDDEDGGQENAVQALTTAKITLITEEGTVNEKMESFIVPMRAPGELTLVRKFSYP, encoded by the coding sequence ATGACATTGCGTATCCCAACCGTAGCCCTGTTCCTCGTCGCCCTGACGGCGTTGAGCACGGCCCAAGCCGAGATCAAGCTCGACACCCCGCGCGGAGGATGGCGCCAGGGTTCGTCGGATGGCGAAAACTACAGCCAGACCGTCAACTACCCGGCCTCGTCGGTCAATACGCCACTGGGCCAGGCCGACACGGCGCGGATCATGGGCCAGATCAAGGGCGCGCCGAAGAATGCCCGCGAGCCGGGCAACCTCATCGTCAACGGCGTGAGCATGCCGCTGAAGATCGATGCCGCTGGCAACTTCGACCGGCCGTTCGCCTTCCCCAACGGCACCAACAGCGTCGAGGTCCGCAGCCCCGACGGGCAGCAGCGCAAGCGCGTGCAGTTCCTCAACTCCGGCGGTGCGACCAAGGCCAAGCTGCGCATCCTGCTGTCCTGGGACAGCGACCACACCGACCTCGACCTGCACGTGGTCACCCCGGACGGCGCGCACATCTGGTACGGCGACCGCACGGCGCCCAACGGCGGCTCGCTGGACGTCGACGTCACCACCGGTTACGGCCCGGAGATCTTCTCCATGCCCGCGCCGATCAAGGGCCAGTACCTGATCTACGTGAACTACTACGGCGGTGGCTACCGCAGCGATGACGACGAGGACGGCGGCCAGGAAAACGCCGTACAGGCGTTGACCACGGCGAAGATCACGCTGATCACGGAAGAGGGCACGGTGAACGAGAAGATGGAGTCGTTCATCGTCCCGATGCGTGCACCGGGCGAACTGACGCTGGTGCGCAAGTTCAGCTATCCCTGA